Proteins co-encoded in one Pseudomonas beijingensis genomic window:
- a CDS encoding RHS repeat-associated core domain-containing protein has product MAPYSDNLLCRYHYDPLDRLVGTTPLKQNELQRFYCKNRLTTEIQGQVRRSIFQQGDQLLAQQEHQGDTLLLATDQQRSVAQTVSPYQQLPIVYSPYGHRPVESNLLSLLGFNGERSDPLTGHYWLGNGYRTFNPVLMRFNSPDSWSPFGKGGLNGYAYCLGDPVNRMDPTGHAGIWGKLKYIGRKLGLRKSQRVVAARAPEAAMAAPAGPTRRNDRVRVRRAFESNPVTRSRVNGLVQLNTLQESIPKKPDTFLLQHLSQAKLTSADHAFLVKNHSHAWVMARVRESSFINFQNQYKAAQNREHFAVMANQNLLPGVFKADLPENIQKAIRDAGTLPAAEEAQRHRPRFGVRLPPVD; this is encoded by the coding sequence ATGGCCCCGTATAGCGATAATCTGCTCTGTCGTTATCACTACGATCCGTTGGACCGGCTTGTCGGCACGACACCGCTGAAGCAGAACGAACTTCAGCGCTTTTACTGCAAGAATCGACTGACCACGGAGATTCAGGGGCAAGTGCGGCGTTCGATTTTCCAGCAGGGCGACCAACTGCTGGCACAACAAGAACATCAGGGCGATACTCTATTATTGGCCACCGACCAGCAGCGCTCAGTAGCGCAAACAGTTAGCCCCTATCAGCAGCTTCCCATCGTTTATTCACCTTACGGCCATCGTCCCGTTGAAAGTAATTTGCTCAGTTTGCTGGGCTTCAACGGCGAACGGTCGGATCCGTTAACCGGACATTATTGGTTGGGTAATGGTTATCGGACGTTTAACCCGGTGTTGATGCGCTTTAACAGCCCAGATAGTTGGAGTCCGTTTGGTAAAGGCGGGTTGAATGGATATGCGTATTGTTTGGGAGATCCGGTGAATCGGATGGACCCGACTGGGCATGCGGGAATTTGGGGGAAGTTGAAATATATTGGGAGAAAACTTGGATTGCGAAAGTCACAGCGCGTAGTGGCTGCGCGCGCACCTGAAGCTGCAATGGCTGCCCCCGCGGGCCCAACTCGAAGGAATGATCGTGTTCGGGTTCGTAGGGCTTTCGAATCCAACCCTGTCACTCGATCTCGAGTGAATGGCCTTGTCCAGCTTAATACGCTTCAGGAATCTATTCCAAAGAAACCGGATACCTTCCTACTTCAACACCTGAGCCAAGCGAAACTCACCTCCGCAGATCATGCCTTTTTAGTTAAAAATCATTCTCACGCTTGGGTTATGGCTCGCGTTAGAGAGTCTTCATTTATCAATTTTCAGAATCAATACAAAGCAGCCCAAAACAGGGAACATTTCGCAGTGATGGCTAATCAAAACCTGCTTCCTGGAGTATTTAAGGCAGACCTTCCAGAGAATATTCAGAAAGCAATCAGGGATGCGGGCACGTTACCCGCCGCAGAGGAAGCGCAACGGCACCGTCCAAGATTTGGAGTGCGTCTTCCACCGGTCGACTGA
- a CDS encoding sugar phosphate isomerase/epimerase family protein, with protein MHNPPVSISLSSYGADLVRQHGQGRFIDLLAAAGASRIEWREELLTTEQPTELAAAARAQGLQSIFSSPLELWLAGQSRPNPALALALQRGEAFGSTWLKVSLGHFTDSNDLSALAQVLAASPVQLLVENDQTLQGGRIEPLQRFFTAVEHQALTVAMTFDIGNWQWQDQSAAVAARQLGRHVAYVHCKAVARRADGKLVAVPPGMTDLHLWEQLLKHMPPGVMRAAEYPLQGDDLLQLTASHVATLSRLGQSRREPVHV; from the coding sequence ATGCACAACCCACCCGTCTCCATCAGTCTTTCCAGCTACGGCGCCGACCTGGTGCGGCAGCATGGCCAAGGCCGTTTCATCGACCTGTTGGCCGCTGCCGGTGCCTCACGCATCGAATGGCGCGAAGAATTGCTCACCACCGAACAGCCCACTGAATTGGCCGCCGCTGCCCGGGCCCAGGGGCTGCAAAGTATCTTCTCGTCACCACTGGAACTGTGGCTCGCCGGCCAGTCCAGGCCCAACCCCGCCCTGGCGCTGGCCTTGCAACGCGGCGAGGCGTTCGGTTCGACTTGGCTGAAAGTCTCCCTCGGTCATTTCACCGACTCCAATGACCTGTCGGCACTGGCCCAGGTGCTCGCCGCGAGCCCGGTGCAGTTGCTGGTGGAAAACGACCAGACTTTGCAGGGCGGACGGATAGAACCGTTGCAACGGTTCTTCACGGCCGTGGAGCACCAAGCGCTGACCGTCGCCATGACCTTCGACATTGGCAACTGGCAATGGCAGGACCAATCGGCCGCCGTGGCCGCCCGACAGCTCGGACGGCATGTGGCGTATGTGCACTGCAAGGCCGTGGCCCGGCGCGCCGACGGCAAACTCGTCGCCGTGCCTCCGGGCATGACCGACCTGCACCTGTGGGAACAACTGCTCAAGCACATGCCCCCTGGCGTGATGCGAGCCGCCGAATACCCGCTGCAAGGCGATGACCTGCTGCAATTAACCGCTAGCCATGTCGCCACCCTGTCCCGCCTCGGGCAATCACGCCGGGAGCCTGTCCATGTCTGA